The DNA segment CGGTTGCGCTTGGAGTAACGTATCGCTCGTTTCGAGCGCTGGTCGCGCGAAGCCAGGCAGAACCTCCGCCTTGTCGAGCGTGACACCCCGGCTCACTGCCCAGATCGCTGCCTGGGTACGGTTGCTGACGCGCAGCTTGCGAAGGATCGCCTTAATGTGAACCTTCACCGTGGCGTCGGAGATCTGAAGGCGCCGCGAAATGACCTTGTTGGCGTCTCCCTGAATTAGACAGGCGAGGATCTCCAGCTCACGGGAGGAAAGGTTGGCACCGTCCAGTGACCCGTACGATCCGACGGCCGGCTGCAACGAGCGTTCGGTGAAGGCACTGATCGCCTGAGAGGGGAGCAGCCGCTCGCCCATTGCGATGAGGCGGAGCGCACCAGCGAGAGGCTCGCAAGCGATAGCCTTTACGAGAAAACCGTCGATCGCGCCCGAGGCGAAAGCCGTTGCCACGTAATCTGCGCGATATTCATCCATCATGAGAACAATTCGCGTCGTGGCACAGGCATTTCGGATGATCTGGCAGGTCGACAAGCCGCTCTCAAATTCCTGCGCATCAACGATGGTCAGGTTGGGCGACCAGGTCGAAGACCAAGATACTGCGGAAGGCACCGCATTGACCACGTTGAAGCCCTGATCAACAAGAATCCGCTTCAGTCCTTCCCGAATGATCTCGTTCGGGCTGACAATGAATACATCGTTGACTGTTTCCCCCAGTGACATAACTATTCTCCCCCAAAAGTTTGCCAGCATTTCGAACATTTGACGTTCGAAGCAACGAGGCACTCCGTGCGACTATTCAATGTCGCAAGCCAGTATGTGGACTGAGCCTGCATCTACTTCCCTATGAGGAAGGTACAGGATAATTCGAGTTAATGTCTTCGTTGCGAGATCTTGATACTTGAGCAGCGCTATCGCTGCTAGCAGGTAGAAACCCGTATTGACCGGTCCTGGTACCAACAAGGGTTAGAGGGGGTCACCTTCAACTGTTTCACTATTGGACAGTGGCAGTGATCGAAGGGCACTTTGTGCTAGACGGGGGCGTGGCCAGCTACACCTTGGGGATTAGGTGTTCTCGACCAAGCGACACCATTGGCTGACGATCTGTTCGGGAGAGTAGCGTAGCATCTGCTGCGAAGCCGCATCTGCCAGACGCCTCTGCCGAGGGGGATCAAGCGCAAGGCTGTGC comes from the Sphingomonas sp. OV641 genome and includes:
- a CDS encoding response regulator transcription factor, which translates into the protein MFEMLANFWGRIVMSLGETVNDVFIVSPNEIIREGLKRILVDQGFNVVNAVPSAVSWSSTWSPNLTIVDAQEFESGLSTCQIIRNACATTRIVLMMDEYRADYVATAFASGAIDGFLVKAIACEPLAGALRLIAMGERLLPSQAISAFTERSLQPAVGSYGSLDGANLSSRELEILACLIQGDANKVISRRLQISDATVKVHIKAILRKLRVSNRTQAAIWAVSRGVTLDKAEVLPGFARPALETSDTLLQAQPH